In Kryptolebias marmoratus isolate JLee-2015 linkage group LG20, ASM164957v2, whole genome shotgun sequence, a genomic segment contains:
- the col6a2 gene encoding collagen alpha-2(VI) chain isoform X1, which translates to MLGLEIVALCLLFGALTHAQKAECSTKKRDCPIDLYFTIDTSETIALQESPPGALVNSIKTFTEDFVARLKDEDIRGVVHIKWNIGGLHFSQKQEIISNIGPANEFISKLRVINYLGKGTYIDCALKAMTREMLQSPSSSSGLRFAVVITDGHVTGNPCGGIKVSAEEARDKGIRVFVVAASANIEETGLREIANSPASVYRDDYMAVDLSQGKVQIHTETMDRIIKTMKHLAYTECYKVSCRETEGPPGPKGHRGQKGAKGDNGDPGLKGDRGRPGDPGIEGPIGQPGIKGEPGHKGEKGEIGTQGKKGVAGIPGRDGTDGQKGKIGRIGAPGCKGDPGDKGPDGHPGNVGERGPPGTDGEKGDPGRPGRPGPQGQPGEAGPKGESGSPGSPGLPGDKGNQGRPGLAGKTGEEGRRGDHGSKGAQGPAGDKGEKGESGPEGQRGVVGTEGASGPKGDAGLPGPRGAPGTPGGPGRNGTRGDPGDAGPRGEPGVLGPKGDTGRPGFSYPGPRGPTGEKGEPGSQGARGSRGDCGQKGDPGDKGTPGEPGEPGPLGEPGLRGPRGDPGLDGNPGPEGDPGLTECDVMTYIRETCGCCDCEKRCGALDIVFVIDSSESVGLTNFTLEKNFVINTINRLGSFAKDPQSETGIRVGVVQYSHSGTFQSIGLNDPEIDSLTAFKEAVKKLEWIAGGTWTPSALKYAYDNLIRDSRRARANVTVVVLTDGRFDPRDDDTLLTYLCNDPSVDVSAIGIGDMFEQIEENESLQSIACQKDGRVMGMRRFADLVAEEFIDRIETVLCPEPIIVCPDLPCKSEPAVASCVQRPVDLIFMLDGSERMGQENHRRAKDFIEHVARHLVLAKGPTDDRNARVALLQYGSPTEQKVEFPLTHDLAVIVDSLAGVTYMDSSSALGSAIIYAVNNLVIKESQRLSRRNAEVSFIFITDGITSSEQLDEGVSAMKRAEGVPTVIALGGDTDEEVLRKVSLGDESAIFRGDDFSMLRKPAFFERFMRWIC; encoded by the exons ACTGAGGACTTTGTGGCGCGACTGAAGGATGAAGATATCAGGGGTGTTGTCCATATCAAATGGAACATTGGTGGACTCCACTTCTCCCAGAAACAAGAGATTATCAGTAACATTGGACCTGCAAATGAGTTCATCAGT AAACTCAGGGTAATCAACTACCTGGGAAAGGGCACTTACATTGATTGCGCCCTCAAAGCCATGACAAGGGAAATGCTGCAATCACCCTCAAGCTCCTCGGGCCTTCGTTTTGCTGTGGTCATCACTGACGGCCACGTGACCGGAAACCCATGCGGCGGCATTAAGGTGTCAGCAGAGGAGGCTCGTGATAAGGGCATCCGGGTATTTGTTGTGGCAGCATCGGCAAACATCGAAGAGACTGGGCTGAGGGAGATCGCCAACTCGCCAGCTTCAGTTTACAGGGACGATTACATGGCTGTGGATCTTTCACAGGGCAAAGTCCAGATACACACTGAAACCATGGACCGCATCATCAAGACAATG aaacatttggcTTATACGGAG TGTTACAAAGTGTCCTGTCGAGAGACTGAAGGGCCTCCTGGTCCAAAAGGCCACAGAGGACAGAAG GGAGCTAAAGGGGACAACGGTGACCCAGGACTGAAAGGAGATAGAGGTCGCCCAGGAGACCCTGGTATTGAAGGTCCCATTGGTCAGCCTGGTATCAAA GGTGAACCAGGTCATAAGGGCGAGAAG GGGGAAATAGGAACTCAAGGGAAAAAG GGTGTAGCTGGCATTCCAGGACGCGATGGAACGGATGGGCAGAAG GGTAAAATTGGCCGAATTGGTGCTCCAGGTTGCAAAGGAGACCCAGGCGACAAA GGTCCTGATGGTCACCCTGGAAATGTTGGTGAACGTGGTCCCCCTGGAACTGATGGAGAAAAG GGTGATCCTGGACGTCCTGGAAGACCTGGTCCCCAAGGCCAACCCGGAGAGGCTGGACCAAAG GGAGAGAGTGGAAGTCCTGGATCACCTGGCCTTCCTGGAGATAAGGGAAACCAA ggCCGACCTGGACTTGCGGGAAAGACAGGCGAGGAA ggaAGAAGAGGAGACCATGGGTCAAAAGGAGCACAAGGGCCAGCTGGTGATAAAGGAGAAAAG GGTGAATCAGGGCCAGAGGGCCAGAGAGGAGTCGTGGGTACAGAAGGAGCTAGCGGACCAAAG gGAGACGCTGGCCTGCCAGGACCCAGGGGAGCACCAGGAACACCAGGGGGGCCTGGAAGAAAT GGTACCAGAGGCGACCCTGGAGATGCTGGACCAAGAGGAGAGCCTGGAGTGCTCGGACCAAAG GGAGACACGGGAAGACCTGGCTTTAGTTATCCTGGACCAAGAGGACCAACG GGTGAAAAAGGAGAACCTGGCAGTCAAGGAGCACGTGGAAGCAGAGGAGACTGCGGTCAAAAGGGAGATCCTGGAGATAAAGGAACTCCAGGAGAGCCT gGTGAGCCAGGGCCCTTGGGGGAGCCTGGACTAAGAGGACCAAGAGGAGATCCTGGTCTTGAT GGAAATCCTGGTCCAGAGGGAGATCCTGGTCTTACT GAGTGTGATGTTATGACCTACATCAGAGAGACCTGTGGCTGCTGTG ACTGTGAGAAACGCTGTGGAGCCCTGGACATCGTCTTTGTTATCGACAGCTCCGAGTCTGTGGGTCTCACCAACTTCACCCTGGAGAAGAACTTTGTCATCAACACCATCAACAGACTGGGGTCTTTCGCCAAAGATCCCCAGTCAGAGACAG GCATACGCGTTGGTGTGGTTCAGTACAGCCATAGTGGGACCTTCCAGTCAATCGGGCTCAATGACCCCGAGATTGACTCACTGACTGCTTTCAAG GAAGCTGTAAAGAAATTGGAGTGGATCGCAGGAGGAACGTGGACTCCATCTGCTCTTAAATACGCCTACGACAACCTGATCAGGGACAGCCGCAGAGCCAGAGCCAACGTCACTGTTGTCGTCCTTACAGACGGACGTTTTGACCCAAGAGACGACGACACCCTCCTCACATACCTGTGCAA TGATCCCAGTGTTGACGTGAGTGCCATTGGTATCGGAGACATGTTTGAGCAGATTGAGGAGAATGAGAGTCTGCAGAGCATCGCCTGTCAGAAAGATGGTAGAGTGATGGGGATGAGACGATTTGCAGATCTCGTAGCAGAAGAGTTCATTGATAGGATTGAAACTGTGCTCTGCCCAG AGCCCATCATTGTATGCCCCGATCTGCCTTGTAAAtcag AGCCTGCTGTGGCTAGTTGTGTCCAGAGGCCAGTAGATTTGATCTTCATGTTGGATGGTTCTGAGAGGATGGGCCAGGAGAACCACCGCAGGGCCAAAGACTTCATCGAGCACGTGGCTCGCCACCTCGTTCTGGCCAAAGGCCCGACGGACGACAGGAATGCCCGCGTGGCTCTGCTGCAGTACGGCAGCCCCACAGAACAAAAGGTGGAGTTCCCGCTCACCCACGACCTCGCAGTGATCGTAGATTCACTGGCAGGCGTGACCTACATGGATTCATCTTCTGCTTTGGGCAGCGCCATCATCTACGCTGTCAACAATCTGGTGATTAAAGAG AGCCAACGTCTGTCACGACGCAACGCCGAGGTGTCTTTTATATTCATCACTGATGGCATCACGTCCAGCGAGCAGCTGGATGAGGGTGTGAGCGCCATGAAGAGGGCAGAGGGCGTTCCCACGGTGATCGCCTTGGGAGGCGACACCGATGAAGAGGTGCTCCGCAAAGTGTCACTAGGGGATGAGTCAGCCATCTTTAGAGGAGATGACTTCAGCATGCTGCGCAAACCTGCATTCTTTGAGCGTTTCATGCGCTGGATTTGCTAG
- the col6a2 gene encoding collagen alpha-2(VI) chain isoform X2, translating into MLGLEIVALCLLFGALTHAQKAECSTKKRDCPIDLYFTIDTSETIALQESPPGALVNSIKTFTEDFVARLKDEDIRGVVHIKWNIGGLHFSQKQEIISNIGPANEFISKLRVINYLGKGTYIDCALKAMTREMLQSPSSSSGLRFAVVITDGHVTGNPCGGIKVSAEEARDKGIRVFVVAASANIEETGLREIANSPASVYRDDYMAVDLSQGKVQIHTETMDRIIKTMKHLAYTECYKVSCRETEGPPGPKGHRGQKGAKGDNGDPGLKGDRGRPGDPGIEGPIGQPGIKGEPGHKGEKGEIGTQGKKGVAGIPGRDGTDGQKGKIGRIGAPGCKGDPGDKGPDGHPGNVGERGPPGTDGEKGDPGRPGRPGPQGQPGEAGPKGESGSPGSPGLPGDKGNQGRPGLAGKTGEEGRRGDHGSKGAQGPAGDKGEKGESGPEGQRGVVGTEGASGPKGDAGLPGPRGAPGTPGGPGRNGTRGDPGDAGPRGEPGVLGPKGDTGRPGFSYPGPRGPTGEKGEPGSQGARGSRGDCGQKGDPGDKGTPGEPGEPGPLGEPGLRGPRGDPGLDGNPGPEGDPGLTECDVMTYIRETCGCCDCEKRCGALDIVFVIDSSESVGLTNFTLEKNFVINTINRLGSFAKDPQSETGIRVGVVQYSHSGTFQSIGLNDPEIDSLTAFKEAVKKLEWIAGGTWTPSALKYAYDNLIRDSRRARANVTVVVLTDGRFDPRDDDTLLTYLCNDPSVDVSAIGIGDMFEQIEENESLQSIACQKDGRVMGMRRFADLVAEEFIDRIETVLCPEPIIVCPDLPCKSGGGNSKGEAPPPWKPLAEEGSPSLVPTSLEGVANLMNGLSEHQYGVGIATMAYTAQRAKLTEGEDRDQWTKLFIDSFKYVYGDIMGDPEKALGLC; encoded by the exons ACTGAGGACTTTGTGGCGCGACTGAAGGATGAAGATATCAGGGGTGTTGTCCATATCAAATGGAACATTGGTGGACTCCACTTCTCCCAGAAACAAGAGATTATCAGTAACATTGGACCTGCAAATGAGTTCATCAGT AAACTCAGGGTAATCAACTACCTGGGAAAGGGCACTTACATTGATTGCGCCCTCAAAGCCATGACAAGGGAAATGCTGCAATCACCCTCAAGCTCCTCGGGCCTTCGTTTTGCTGTGGTCATCACTGACGGCCACGTGACCGGAAACCCATGCGGCGGCATTAAGGTGTCAGCAGAGGAGGCTCGTGATAAGGGCATCCGGGTATTTGTTGTGGCAGCATCGGCAAACATCGAAGAGACTGGGCTGAGGGAGATCGCCAACTCGCCAGCTTCAGTTTACAGGGACGATTACATGGCTGTGGATCTTTCACAGGGCAAAGTCCAGATACACACTGAAACCATGGACCGCATCATCAAGACAATG aaacatttggcTTATACGGAG TGTTACAAAGTGTCCTGTCGAGAGACTGAAGGGCCTCCTGGTCCAAAAGGCCACAGAGGACAGAAG GGAGCTAAAGGGGACAACGGTGACCCAGGACTGAAAGGAGATAGAGGTCGCCCAGGAGACCCTGGTATTGAAGGTCCCATTGGTCAGCCTGGTATCAAA GGTGAACCAGGTCATAAGGGCGAGAAG GGGGAAATAGGAACTCAAGGGAAAAAG GGTGTAGCTGGCATTCCAGGACGCGATGGAACGGATGGGCAGAAG GGTAAAATTGGCCGAATTGGTGCTCCAGGTTGCAAAGGAGACCCAGGCGACAAA GGTCCTGATGGTCACCCTGGAAATGTTGGTGAACGTGGTCCCCCTGGAACTGATGGAGAAAAG GGTGATCCTGGACGTCCTGGAAGACCTGGTCCCCAAGGCCAACCCGGAGAGGCTGGACCAAAG GGAGAGAGTGGAAGTCCTGGATCACCTGGCCTTCCTGGAGATAAGGGAAACCAA ggCCGACCTGGACTTGCGGGAAAGACAGGCGAGGAA ggaAGAAGAGGAGACCATGGGTCAAAAGGAGCACAAGGGCCAGCTGGTGATAAAGGAGAAAAG GGTGAATCAGGGCCAGAGGGCCAGAGAGGAGTCGTGGGTACAGAAGGAGCTAGCGGACCAAAG gGAGACGCTGGCCTGCCAGGACCCAGGGGAGCACCAGGAACACCAGGGGGGCCTGGAAGAAAT GGTACCAGAGGCGACCCTGGAGATGCTGGACCAAGAGGAGAGCCTGGAGTGCTCGGACCAAAG GGAGACACGGGAAGACCTGGCTTTAGTTATCCTGGACCAAGAGGACCAACG GGTGAAAAAGGAGAACCTGGCAGTCAAGGAGCACGTGGAAGCAGAGGAGACTGCGGTCAAAAGGGAGATCCTGGAGATAAAGGAACTCCAGGAGAGCCT gGTGAGCCAGGGCCCTTGGGGGAGCCTGGACTAAGAGGACCAAGAGGAGATCCTGGTCTTGAT GGAAATCCTGGTCCAGAGGGAGATCCTGGTCTTACT GAGTGTGATGTTATGACCTACATCAGAGAGACCTGTGGCTGCTGTG ACTGTGAGAAACGCTGTGGAGCCCTGGACATCGTCTTTGTTATCGACAGCTCCGAGTCTGTGGGTCTCACCAACTTCACCCTGGAGAAGAACTTTGTCATCAACACCATCAACAGACTGGGGTCTTTCGCCAAAGATCCCCAGTCAGAGACAG GCATACGCGTTGGTGTGGTTCAGTACAGCCATAGTGGGACCTTCCAGTCAATCGGGCTCAATGACCCCGAGATTGACTCACTGACTGCTTTCAAG GAAGCTGTAAAGAAATTGGAGTGGATCGCAGGAGGAACGTGGACTCCATCTGCTCTTAAATACGCCTACGACAACCTGATCAGGGACAGCCGCAGAGCCAGAGCCAACGTCACTGTTGTCGTCCTTACAGACGGACGTTTTGACCCAAGAGACGACGACACCCTCCTCACATACCTGTGCAA TGATCCCAGTGTTGACGTGAGTGCCATTGGTATCGGAGACATGTTTGAGCAGATTGAGGAGAATGAGAGTCTGCAGAGCATCGCCTGTCAGAAAGATGGTAGAGTGATGGGGATGAGACGATTTGCAGATCTCGTAGCAGAAGAGTTCATTGATAGGATTGAAACTGTGCTCTGCCCAG AGCCCATCATTGTATGCCCCGATCTGCCTTGTAAAtcag GAGGGGGCAACTCTAAGGGGGAAGCCCCGCCCCCCTGGAAGCCATTGGCTGAAGAAGGCAGCCCCTCATTGGTCCCCACCTCTTTGGAGGGTGTGGCCAACCTGATGAACGGCCTGAGCGAGCATCAGTACGGGGTTGGCATAGCAACCATGGCGTACACAGCCCAGAGAGCCAAACTCACCGAGGGAGAGGACAGGGATCAGTGGACCAAGCTGTTCATCGACTCATTCAAATATGTCTATGGAGACATTATGGGAGACCCAGAGAAAGCCCTTGGGCTTTGCTAG
- the zgc:162816 gene encoding D-threo-3-hydroxyaspartate dehydratase, with amino-acid sequence MEGEPLSALCSPALVVDVDKVKRNTQRMIERCQKLGVQLRPHMKTHKTLECAEIMTAGLRRCIVVSTLAEACFYADHGFDDILYAYSLPFDKVERCAALSERLGLFQVLLDHPDALEQLKQRPLKCGRQWHVWLKLDCGNGRAGVLHSEPEALRLAQAIVETEGVELTGVYAHCGNTYNCRGVEQIQAVAQETTNYTLQFMKKLNAVGISCKSSIGSTPSCSHPIDDMGKLSEVHPGNYVFYDVQQSGIGSCSLEDVAVRVLTRVIGHCPHRNQLLIDCGWTGISLDGAGKLPTGYAVIEGHPDLKLVSMTQEHGRVEPISGPLDYSKYPLGTLLMLIPYHSCATASMHPVYYVHSEGRLLGKWTPTRGW; translated from the exons atgGAAGGGGAGCCCCTCTCAGCCCTGTGCAGCCCTGCTCTGGTGGTGGATGTGGACAAAGTGAAGAGGAACACCCAGAGGATGATTGAACGCTGCCAAAAGCTGGGAGTCCAGCTTCGGCCCCACATGAAGACCCACAAAACCCT CGAGTGTGCTGAGATCATGACGGCAGGATTGAGAAGGTGCATCGTGGTTTCCACCCTGGCGGAGGCCTGTTTCTATGCTGACCATGGATTTGATGACATCCTCTATGCTTATTCTCTTCCCTTTGACAAG GTGGAGCGCTGCGCGGCCCTGTCAGAGAGACTGGGTCTTTTCCAAGTTTTGTTGGATCATCCTGATGCTCTGGAGCAGCTCAAACAGAGGCCTCTGAAATGTGGTCGGCAGTGGCACGTGTGGCTGAAGCTCGACTGTGGCAATGGGAGAG CTGGGGTCCTGCACTCGGAGCCTGAGGCGCTCAGACTGGCCCAAGCCATCGTCGAGACGGAGGGGGTGGAGCTAACAGGTGTGTACGCCCACTGTGGGAACACCTACAACTGCAGAGGAGTGGAGCAAATACAGGCCGTCGCCCAAGAGACAACCAACTACACCCTGCAATTTATGAAAAA ATTGAATGCTGTAGGTATCAGCTGTAAGTCCAGCATCGGCTCCACCCCTTCCTGTAGTCATCCGATCGACGACATGGGAAAGCTGAGCGAGGTGCATCCTGGGAACTATGTCTTCTACG ATGTGCAGCAGTCAGGGATTGGCTCCTGCAGCCTGGAGGACGTGGCTGTGAGGGTTTTAACAAGAGTCATCGGACACTGTCCACACAGGAACCAGCTCCTGATCGACTGTGGATGGACTGGAATCAG TTTGGATGGAGCTGGAAAACTTCCCACTGGATATGCTGTGATCGAAGGACATCCAGACCTCAA GCTGGTGTCCATGACTCAGGAGCACGGGAGAGTCGAGCCCATCTCAGGTCCACTGGACTACAGCAAATATCCCCTGGGCACTTTGCTCATGTTGATCCCCTACCAC tcatgtGCGACAGCCTCCATGCATCCCGTGTACTACGTGCACTCTGAGGGTCGTCTGCTGGGGAAGTGGACGCCCACTCGTGGGTGGTGA
- the orc2 gene encoding origin recognition complex subunit 2 isoform X1, which produces MSVLEVKFVGDGDVLEHIVDKHEAGVQRSAESVQRMVRFRSLAGPQGCRQDAEHHPDENGALNEQTYIQALGTENNEDDEDNPSRMAGSSIFTFQKVHRGNKMAQTASELAQTPGKKVSFSVSADVEPATPTRTGRNHKSEKRTPQRQSKKVQFVSTTPHRLRKRLTAPSLRSDSDSELSPSDSEKEEEEEEEEKEEEWLKEEQKGKKDDKENLRNSQTPNKKLSAALYKTPAKKSKTSAEPLNKPTMTEEYFEAHGSSKVLTSDRTLERLHTPKLDRETLARLLEGKSSCYLKEIQQLQSKHRKHFNKWMMQLQLGFSVLVYGLGSKKALLEDFRESHLSEEIHLVVNGFFPSITLKSVLNALTSEVLELEGSFRTPSDQVQLISQTLKDRPDLHVYMLIHNIDGPMLRGEKTQSALGQLASLPNLHLVASIDHINAPLVWDQFKQSQFNWLWWECVTFQHYTEETSYENSLLVQQSGALALSSLTHVLRSLTPNARGIFKLLVKFQLENKDNHSYSGLSFQDFYQRCREAFLVNSDLTLRTQLTEFKDHKLIRTRKGADGVECLVVAVDTTTLTDFLEKEEDG; this is translated from the exons ATGAGTGTGCTGGAGGTGAAGTTCGTCGGGGATGGGGATGTTTTGGAGCACATCGTGGACAAACATGAGG CAGGTGTGCAGAGAAGCGCTGAGTCTGTGCAGAGGATGGTGAGGTTTAGGAGCCTGGCTGGACCGCAGGGCTGCAGACAGGATGCTGAACATCATCCTGATGAAAACGGAGCCCTGAATGAGCAGACATACATCCAGGCTTTGggaacagaaaacaatgaag ACGATGAAGATAATCCGTCAAGAATGGCTGGTTCTTCCATTTTCACCTTCCAGAAAGTCCATCGAGGCAACAAGATGGCCCAAACTg cgAGTGAACTGGCTCAGACCCCTGGGAAAAAGGTGAGCTTCAGCGTGTCCGCAGACGTTGAACCTGCCACCCCCACTCGAACAGGCCGCA aCCACAAAAGTGAAAAGCGGACGCCACAAAGG caaagcaagaaaGTTCAGTTTGTCTCCACAACACCACACAGGCTCAGGAAGAGACTGACAG cACCGAGTCTTCGGTCGGACAGCGACAGTGAGCTCTCGCCTTCTGactctgaaaaagaagaagaagaagaagaggaggagaaggaggaagagtggttgaaagaagagcagaaaggaaagaaagacgACAAAGAGAATTTGAGAAACTCCCAAACTCCCAACAAGAAGTTATCTGCGGCTCTCTACAAGACTCCTGCCAAGAAGAGCAAGACCTCAGCAGAACCCCTCAACAAGCCCACCATGACCGAGGAGTATTTTGAGGCTCATGGCAGCTCTAAAGTCCTGACATCTGACCGGACCCTCGAGCGTTTGCACACCCCTAAACTTGACAGG gagACTTTGGCTCGTCTTTTAGAAGGTAAATCATCGTGTTACTTAAAAGAGATCCAGCAACTGCAgagcaaacacagaaagcaCTTTAACAAATGGATGATGCAGTTACA gttgGGATTCAGTGTTCTGGTCTACGGTTTGGGCAGCAAAAAGGCTCTGCTTGAAGACTTCAGGGAGTCTCATTTGTCAGAAGAGATCCATCTTGTGGTCAATGGATTTTTTCCTTCTATTACTCTTAAATCG GTATTAAACGCTCTGACAAGCGAGGTCCTGGAGCTTGAGGGAAGTTTCCGAACCCCCTCGGATCAGGTCCAGCTCATCTCTCAGACACTCAAGGACC GTCCAGATCTCCACGTGTATATGCTTATCCATAACATTGACGGACCAATGCTGCGAGGGGAGAAGACCCAGAGTGCACTGGGGCAGCTGGCATCCCTGCCAAACCTGCACCTGGTAGCTTCTATAGACCACATCAACGCTCCATTAG TGTGGGACCAGTTTAAACAAAGTCAGTTCAATTGGTTGTGGTGGGAGTGCGTGACGTTCCAGCACTACACAGAGGAGACGTCGTATGAAAACTCGCTCCTGGTGCAGCAGTCTGGCGCCCTCGCTCTGTCCTCCCTCACGCACGTGCTCCGCAGCTTGACACCCAACGCAAG aggAATCTTTAAACTGTTGGTGAAATTTCAGctagaaaacaaagacaaccaTTCATATTCAG GGTTATCATTCCAGGACTTCTACCAGCGTTGTCGCGAGGCGTTTTTGGTGAACTCCGACCTCACTCTGAGGACTCAGCTGACCGAGTTTAAGGATCACAAACTGATTCGGACACGAAAG GGTGCAGATGGAGTGGAGTGCCTGGTTGTTGCCGTGGATACGACCACATTGACGGACTTcctggagaaggaggaggatggaTGA
- the orc2 gene encoding origin recognition complex subunit 2 isoform X2, with translation MSVLEVKFVGDGDVLEHIVDKHEGVQRSAESVQRMVRFRSLAGPQGCRQDAEHHPDENGALNEQTYIQALGTENNEDDEDNPSRMAGSSIFTFQKVHRGNKMAQTASELAQTPGKKVSFSVSADVEPATPTRTGRNHKSEKRTPQRQSKKVQFVSTTPHRLRKRLTAPSLRSDSDSELSPSDSEKEEEEEEEEKEEEWLKEEQKGKKDDKENLRNSQTPNKKLSAALYKTPAKKSKTSAEPLNKPTMTEEYFEAHGSSKVLTSDRTLERLHTPKLDRETLARLLEGKSSCYLKEIQQLQSKHRKHFNKWMMQLQLGFSVLVYGLGSKKALLEDFRESHLSEEIHLVVNGFFPSITLKSVLNALTSEVLELEGSFRTPSDQVQLISQTLKDRPDLHVYMLIHNIDGPMLRGEKTQSALGQLASLPNLHLVASIDHINAPLVWDQFKQSQFNWLWWECVTFQHYTEETSYENSLLVQQSGALALSSLTHVLRSLTPNARGIFKLLVKFQLENKDNHSYSGLSFQDFYQRCREAFLVNSDLTLRTQLTEFKDHKLIRTRKGADGVECLVVAVDTTTLTDFLEKEEDG, from the exons ATGAGTGTGCTGGAGGTGAAGTTCGTCGGGGATGGGGATGTTTTGGAGCACATCGTGGACAAACATGAGG GTGTGCAGAGAAGCGCTGAGTCTGTGCAGAGGATGGTGAGGTTTAGGAGCCTGGCTGGACCGCAGGGCTGCAGACAGGATGCTGAACATCATCCTGATGAAAACGGAGCCCTGAATGAGCAGACATACATCCAGGCTTTGggaacagaaaacaatgaag ACGATGAAGATAATCCGTCAAGAATGGCTGGTTCTTCCATTTTCACCTTCCAGAAAGTCCATCGAGGCAACAAGATGGCCCAAACTg cgAGTGAACTGGCTCAGACCCCTGGGAAAAAGGTGAGCTTCAGCGTGTCCGCAGACGTTGAACCTGCCACCCCCACTCGAACAGGCCGCA aCCACAAAAGTGAAAAGCGGACGCCACAAAGG caaagcaagaaaGTTCAGTTTGTCTCCACAACACCACACAGGCTCAGGAAGAGACTGACAG cACCGAGTCTTCGGTCGGACAGCGACAGTGAGCTCTCGCCTTCTGactctgaaaaagaagaagaagaagaagaggaggagaaggaggaagagtggttgaaagaagagcagaaaggaaagaaagacgACAAAGAGAATTTGAGAAACTCCCAAACTCCCAACAAGAAGTTATCTGCGGCTCTCTACAAGACTCCTGCCAAGAAGAGCAAGACCTCAGCAGAACCCCTCAACAAGCCCACCATGACCGAGGAGTATTTTGAGGCTCATGGCAGCTCTAAAGTCCTGACATCTGACCGGACCCTCGAGCGTTTGCACACCCCTAAACTTGACAGG gagACTTTGGCTCGTCTTTTAGAAGGTAAATCATCGTGTTACTTAAAAGAGATCCAGCAACTGCAgagcaaacacagaaagcaCTTTAACAAATGGATGATGCAGTTACA gttgGGATTCAGTGTTCTGGTCTACGGTTTGGGCAGCAAAAAGGCTCTGCTTGAAGACTTCAGGGAGTCTCATTTGTCAGAAGAGATCCATCTTGTGGTCAATGGATTTTTTCCTTCTATTACTCTTAAATCG GTATTAAACGCTCTGACAAGCGAGGTCCTGGAGCTTGAGGGAAGTTTCCGAACCCCCTCGGATCAGGTCCAGCTCATCTCTCAGACACTCAAGGACC GTCCAGATCTCCACGTGTATATGCTTATCCATAACATTGACGGACCAATGCTGCGAGGGGAGAAGACCCAGAGTGCACTGGGGCAGCTGGCATCCCTGCCAAACCTGCACCTGGTAGCTTCTATAGACCACATCAACGCTCCATTAG TGTGGGACCAGTTTAAACAAAGTCAGTTCAATTGGTTGTGGTGGGAGTGCGTGACGTTCCAGCACTACACAGAGGAGACGTCGTATGAAAACTCGCTCCTGGTGCAGCAGTCTGGCGCCCTCGCTCTGTCCTCCCTCACGCACGTGCTCCGCAGCTTGACACCCAACGCAAG aggAATCTTTAAACTGTTGGTGAAATTTCAGctagaaaacaaagacaaccaTTCATATTCAG GGTTATCATTCCAGGACTTCTACCAGCGTTGTCGCGAGGCGTTTTTGGTGAACTCCGACCTCACTCTGAGGACTCAGCTGACCGAGTTTAAGGATCACAAACTGATTCGGACACGAAAG GGTGCAGATGGAGTGGAGTGCCTGGTTGTTGCCGTGGATACGACCACATTGACGGACTTcctggagaaggaggaggatggaTGA